Proteins from a genomic interval of Pirellulales bacterium:
- a CDS encoding DUF1559 domain-containing protein, with protein MSRFYSRGAEGEQASLAGSRRAFTLVELLVVIAIIGILIALLLPAVQAAREAARRTQCVNNLKQLGVGLQNYHDVNNTFPFGKGGTGPCISPPGNCSRVSGFIPLLPYIEQQALYQMIESGGNGAPPYGPVGWTGWKNWNVQVPSLLCPSDTRPVPGPGAVGNNNYAFSHGDSIYNNCFNTNPISWNRGMFLWRNTIKLAMVTDGTSNTIAMSERIRAGFGTGKGGALVSVKEGTVNGLAGVNTSPGICLATANGMYYANSSNVKGYFGTDWTDGETERCGFTTVLPPNSPSCIITYNQYADGHGGVYSPSSNHPGGVNGLMVDGSVQFISDGINTGNLGMAEVNKGPSPYGIWGAMGSRDGGEGAASSVNPSG; from the coding sequence ATGTCGAGGTTTTATAGCCGAGGGGCCGAGGGGGAACAGGCAAGTCTCGCTGGCTCCCGACGAGCGTTTACGTTGGTGGAGTTGCTGGTAGTGATTGCCATCATTGGCATTCTGATCGCGCTGTTGCTGCCAGCGGTGCAGGCGGCGCGCGAGGCGGCGCGCCGCACGCAATGCGTCAACAACTTGAAGCAGCTTGGCGTGGGCTTGCAGAATTATCATGACGTCAACAACACGTTCCCGTTCGGCAAAGGGGGCACCGGCCCGTGCATTTCCCCGCCCGGCAATTGCTCTCGGGTGAGCGGCTTCATTCCGCTGCTGCCGTACATCGAGCAGCAAGCGCTTTACCAGATGATCGAGTCGGGAGGCAATGGAGCTCCGCCCTATGGTCCGGTCGGCTGGACCGGCTGGAAGAATTGGAACGTCCAGGTTCCGTCGTTGCTCTGTCCCTCCGACACCCGGCCTGTCCCCGGACCGGGCGCGGTCGGGAACAACAACTATGCGTTCAGCCACGGCGATTCGATTTACAACAACTGCTTCAATACAAACCCGATCAGTTGGAACCGCGGGATGTTCCTCTGGAGGAACACGATCAAGCTCGCCATGGTGACCGACGGCACGAGCAACACGATCGCCATGAGCGAGCGGATCCGAGCCGGCTTCGGTACCGGCAAGGGCGGGGCGTTGGTGAGCGTCAAGGAGGGCACGGTCAACGGCCTTGCGGGCGTGAATACCAGCCCGGGCATCTGTTTGGCCACGGCCAACGGCATGTATTATGCCAACTCGTCGAATGTCAAGGGGTATTTTGGCACCGATTGGACCGACGGCGAGACGGAGCGTTGCGGTTTCACCACCGTATTGCCGCCGAACTCCCCTTCGTGCATCATTACCTATAATCAATATGCCGATGGTCACGGCGGCGTTTATTCGCCGTCGAGCAACCACCCAGGGGGCGTCAACGGTTTGATGGTCGATGGTTCGGTCCAGTTCATCAGCGACGGAATCAATACCGGGAACCTGGGAATGGCCGAAGTCAACAAGGGGCCCAGTCCCTACGGGATCTGGGGGGCCATGGGCTCCCGAGATGGAGGCGAAGGCGCGGCAAGCAGCGTCAACCCAAGCGGTTGA
- the tkt gene encoding transketolase encodes MTAPTATAPTKSIQQLAINTIRTLAMDGVQKANSGHPGTPMALAPVAYSLWNEVLKYDPDQPNWPNRDRFVLSCGHASMLLYSTLYLARVKQAGPDGKPTDELAIPLDQLQQFRQLHSRCPGHPEYGESSGIETTTGPLGQGISNSVGMAIAERWLAAHFNQPGFKLFDYRVYALCSDGDLMEGVGSEAASIAGHLKLSNLCWIYDDNKITIEGETSLAFSEDVGRRFEGYGWRAIHVDDANDLAALNDAYQEFLKTDDRPTIIIVKSHIGYGSPHKQDNHSAHGSPLGEDEVRLTKEVYGWPADAKFLVPPEVVEHFADGVGARGKKLHAEWRAKLADYAKKFPELYDQLQRIERRELPKDWESGIPTFAADAKGLATRVSSGKVLNGLCSKIPWLVGGAADLAPSTMTNMNDVGSFEAGGYDGRNMHFGIREHGMAAAVNGMVLSGLRSFGATFFVFADYCRPSIRLASIMKIPSVFIFTHDSIGVGEDGPTHEPVEHLASLRAIPGLVTLRPGDANEVAEVYRTIMPWKNRPVALILTRQNLPTLDRTKFAPASGVARGAYVLADAAGGKPEVILIGTGSEVSLCLEAYEKLTASGVKARVVSMPSWELFDEQDAAYQASVLPPEVTARVAVETGVVQGWHKYIGPKGQFVGMHSFGASAPGGVLAKHYGFTVDNVVEHAKKALQG; translated from the coding sequence ATGACTGCACCGACCGCAACGGCGCCGACCAAATCAATCCAACAACTGGCCATCAACACCATCCGCACTCTGGCCATGGACGGCGTGCAGAAGGCCAACAGCGGCCATCCGGGCACGCCGATGGCCCTGGCGCCGGTGGCTTATAGCCTGTGGAACGAGGTGTTGAAATACGACCCGGATCAGCCAAACTGGCCGAACCGCGACCGCTTCGTGCTCTCCTGCGGCCATGCCTCGATGCTGCTCTATTCGACGCTGTACCTGGCGCGCGTCAAGCAGGCCGGCCCCGACGGCAAGCCGACCGACGAATTGGCCATTCCGCTCGACCAACTCCAGCAGTTCCGCCAACTGCACAGCCGTTGCCCAGGACACCCGGAATACGGCGAGTCGAGCGGCATCGAGACCACGACCGGACCGCTGGGCCAGGGCATCAGCAACAGCGTGGGCATGGCCATCGCCGAGCGCTGGCTGGCCGCGCACTTCAACCAGCCCGGCTTCAAGCTGTTCGACTATCGCGTCTACGCCTTGTGCAGCGACGGCGACCTGATGGAAGGGGTGGGCTCCGAAGCGGCCTCGATCGCCGGCCACCTGAAGCTCTCGAATCTGTGCTGGATTTACGACGATAACAAAATCACGATCGAAGGCGAAACGTCGCTGGCCTTCAGCGAAGACGTCGGCCGGCGATTCGAGGGCTACGGCTGGCGCGCCATTCACGTCGACGACGCCAACGACCTGGCGGCCTTGAACGACGCCTACCAGGAGTTTCTCAAAACCGACGACCGGCCGACGATCATCATCGTCAAGAGCCACATCGGCTACGGCTCGCCTCACAAGCAGGACAACCACAGCGCGCACGGCTCGCCGCTGGGCGAAGACGAAGTGCGGCTGACCAAAGAGGTCTACGGCTGGCCGGCCGACGCCAAGTTTCTCGTGCCGCCCGAAGTGGTCGAGCACTTCGCCGACGGCGTCGGCGCCCGCGGCAAGAAGCTGCACGCCGAATGGCGAGCAAAGTTGGCCGACTACGCCAAGAAGTTCCCCGAGTTGTACGACCAGTTGCAGCGGATCGAACGCCGCGAGCTGCCGAAGGACTGGGAAAGCGGCATTCCGACCTTCGCGGCCGACGCCAAGGGGCTGGCGACGCGCGTCTCGTCGGGCAAGGTGCTCAATGGTCTCTGCTCGAAGATTCCCTGGCTGGTCGGCGGCGCCGCCGACCTGGCGCCTTCGACGATGACCAACATGAACGACGTCGGCAGCTTCGAAGCCGGCGGGTACGACGGCCGCAACATGCACTTCGGCATCCGCGAACACGGCATGGCCGCAGCGGTCAACGGCATGGTGCTCTCCGGGCTGCGATCCTTCGGCGCCACGTTCTTCGTGTTCGCCGACTATTGCCGCCCGTCGATCCGCTTGGCGTCGATCATGAAGATTCCCTCGGTGTTCATTTTCACGCACGATTCGATCGGCGTTGGCGAAGACGGCCCGACGCACGAGCCGGTCGAGCACCTGGCCTCGCTACGGGCGATTCCGGGCCTGGTCACTTTGCGGCCCGGCGACGCGAATGAAGTGGCCGAAGTCTATCGCACGATCATGCCCTGGAAGAACCGTCCCGTGGCCTTGATCCTCACGCGGCAGAACTTGCCCACCCTCGACCGCACGAAGTTCGCCCCGGCCTCTGGCGTGGCCCGCGGCGCCTACGTGCTGGCCGACGCCGCCGGCGGCAAGCCCGAGGTGATTCTGATCGGCACGGGCAGCGAAGTTTCGCTCTGCCTCGAAGCTTACGAGAAGCTGACGGCCTCGGGCGTGAAAGCCCGCGTGGTCAGCATGCCTTCGTGGGAACTGTTCGACGAGCAGGACGCCGCGTATCAGGCTTCGGTGTTGCCGCCGGAAGTGACGGCCCGCGTGGCGGTCGAGACGGGCGTGGTTCAAGGCTGGCACAAGTACATCGGCCCGAAGGGACAATTCGTCGGCATGCACAGCTTCGGCGCCTCGGCGCCCGGCGGCGTGCTGGCCAAGCATTACGGGTTCACCGTCGATAACGTCGTCGAGCACGCCAAGAAGGCGCTGCAGGGTTAA
- a CDS encoding carboxypeptidase-like regulatory domain-containing protein, whose translation MGSDRFARSFCLAAWIALAGLGLGGSQGCSRAKRGDPNGRPVTGAVTYQGSPVEGANVTFVSASTPAFGRTDAEGKFKLATAAGENVPLGSYQVAIVKKEAPLVEPESSSTEELGDGGLPADYQFVPPDPNAPPPAEPKDLLPAKYADAAKSGLSATVTADGKNEFDFPLTD comes from the coding sequence ATGGGATCGGATCGTTTTGCCCGCTCGTTTTGCCTTGCCGCTTGGATCGCCCTGGCCGGGCTCGGCTTGGGCGGCAGCCAAGGATGCTCCCGCGCAAAACGGGGCGACCCGAACGGACGGCCGGTCACCGGTGCGGTCACCTATCAGGGAAGCCCGGTGGAAGGCGCCAACGTGACGTTCGTGTCGGCCAGCACCCCGGCCTTCGGCCGGACCGATGCGGAAGGCAAATTCAAGCTGGCGACGGCCGCCGGGGAGAACGTCCCGCTGGGCAGTTACCAGGTTGCGATCGTCAAGAAGGAAGCTCCTCTCGTCGAGCCGGAGTCATCGAGCACGGAGGAACTTGGAGATGGGGGACTGCCGGCGGATTACCAATTCGTTCCGCCCGACCCCAACGCCCCGCCGCCCGCCGAGCCCAAAGACCTGCTGCCTGCCAAGTACGCCGACGCGGCCAAGTCGGGCTTGTCGGCCACCGTCACGGCGGACGGAAAAAACGAGTTCGACTTTCCGTTGACGGATTGA
- a CDS encoding sulfatase, whose product MTPFHFARAFLLGLLFAATAEAAGSNVVLFVTDDQSPDAGCYGNKVIKTPNLDRLAADGTRLDRAFCTTASCSASRSVILTGLFNHANAQYGHEHSYHHFRTYDNVKSLPVLLAAAGYRTARVGKYHVGPEAVYHFDKALPGNARSPAAMADACRDFIADDDARPFFLYFCTADPHRSGDRVESLPEKPNAFGNRPQGYPGIEPAPYDPKDVIVPPFLPDTPACRAELAQYYESVSRVDQGLGRLVDILKKAGKYDDTLIVFISDHGIAFPGAKTNVYEPGLRSPCIVRRPEQKRRGGASQAMVSWVDITPTILDFAGALGGKQKFHGRSFLRAIDEERPAGWDEIYASHTFHEITMYYPMRVVRTRQYKLIWNLAHPLPYPFASDLWEAPTWQEVYRRGSDALYGKRTVQAYLQRPQFELYDLAADPDEVKNLAADAKHAEQLAEMKGKLKDFQQRTKDPWILKWDYE is encoded by the coding sequence ATGACTCCGTTCCACTTCGCACGCGCTTTCCTGCTGGGCCTCTTGTTCGCCGCCACGGCCGAGGCCGCGGGCAGCAACGTGGTGCTGTTCGTGACCGACGATCAAAGCCCCGATGCCGGTTGCTACGGCAACAAGGTCATCAAGACGCCGAACCTCGACCGCCTGGCGGCCGACGGCACGCGGCTCGACAGGGCCTTCTGCACCACGGCCAGTTGTAGCGCCAGCCGTTCGGTGATCTTGACCGGGCTGTTCAACCACGCCAACGCCCAGTACGGCCACGAACACAGCTATCACCACTTTCGCACCTACGACAACGTGAAGTCGCTGCCCGTGCTGCTGGCCGCGGCCGGCTATCGCACGGCTCGCGTGGGCAAGTATCACGTCGGGCCCGAGGCGGTCTATCATTTCGACAAAGCCTTGCCCGGCAACGCGCGCAGCCCGGCGGCGATGGCCGACGCCTGCCGCGATTTTATCGCCGACGACGACGCGCGGCCGTTCTTTCTGTATTTCTGCACGGCCGACCCGCACCGCAGCGGCGACCGCGTCGAAAGCCTGCCGGAAAAGCCCAACGCGTTTGGCAACCGGCCGCAAGGCTATCCGGGCATCGAGCCGGCGCCCTACGATCCGAAAGACGTGATCGTGCCGCCGTTTCTGCCCGACACGCCGGCCTGCCGGGCCGAGCTGGCGCAGTATTACGAGTCGGTGTCGCGCGTCGATCAGGGCCTCGGCCGGCTGGTCGATATCCTGAAAAAGGCCGGCAAGTACGACGACACGCTGATCGTCTTCATTTCCGACCACGGCATCGCCTTTCCCGGCGCCAAGACGAACGTCTACGAGCCGGGGCTGCGCTCGCCGTGCATCGTGCGGCGGCCTGAGCAAAAGCGCCGCGGCGGCGCCTCGCAGGCGATGGTCAGTTGGGTCGACATCACCCCCACGATTCTCGATTTCGCCGGCGCGCTGGGCGGCAAGCAGAAGTTTCACGGGCGTTCGTTTCTGCGGGCGATCGACGAAGAGCGCCCGGCCGGCTGGGACGAAATCTATGCCTCGCACACGTTTCACGAGATCACGATGTACTACCCGATGCGAGTCGTCCGCACGCGGCAATACAAGCTGATCTGGAATCTGGCTCATCCGCTGCCTTACCCGTTCGCTTCCGACTTGTGGGAAGCGCCAACCTGGCAAGAGGTCTATCGCCGCGGCTCGGATGCTCTCTACGGCAAGCGCACCGTGCAAGCTTACCTGCAGCGGCCGCAATTCGAGCTTTACGATCTGGCGGCCGACCCCGATGAAGTGAAGAACCTGGCCGCCGATGCGAAGCACGCGGAGCAGTTAGCCGAGATGAAAGGCAAGCTGAAGGACTTTCAGCAGCGCACAAAGGATCCCTGGATCCTGAAGTGGGATTACGAGTAG